From Hymenobacter sedentarius, a single genomic window includes:
- the atpC gene encoding ATP synthase F1 subunit epsilon, with product MHLEIITPDRKVFEGEVTSAQFPGADGSFEVLNNHAPLIAALRAGEVTLTSATGREAIRIEGGVVEVLRNNVIVLAEGAIA from the coding sequence ATGCACTTAGAAATCATCACCCCCGACCGCAAGGTATTCGAAGGCGAAGTGACGTCGGCCCAGTTTCCGGGTGCCGATGGCTCGTTTGAAGTGCTGAACAACCACGCCCCGCTGATTGCCGCCCTGCGCGCCGGCGAGGTAACGCTGACCAGCGCGACCGGCCGCGAAGCCATTCGCATCGAAGGCGGCGTGGTGGAAGTGCTGCGCAACAATGTGATTGTGCTGGCTGAAGGCGCCATCGCTTAA
- the atpD gene encoding F0F1 ATP synthase subunit beta translates to MANTGKITQVIGPVVDVSFAGENTKLPNILDALEVTKDNGQVVVLECQQHLGEDRVRTIAMDSTEGLTRGAEVRDLGAPMSMPTGDAIKGRLFNVIGQAIDGIPQPKSDGPLPIHRLAPPFEDLATSSEILYTGIKVIDLLAPYVKGGKIGLFGGAGVGKTVLIMELVNNIAKAYAGLSVFAGVGERTREGNDLLREFIESDIIKYGDAFKHSMEEGGWDLSKVDEAELLKSQATLVFGQMNEPPGARARVALSGLTVAENFRDGDGTGAGRDILFFIDNIFRFTQAGSEVSALLGRMPSAVGYQPTLATEMGAMQERITSTKRGSITSVQAVYVPADDLTDPAPSTTFAHLDATTVLSRKISELGIYPAVDPLDSTSRILSADVIGNEHYNTAQRVKEILQRYKELQDIIAILGMDELSEEDKQVVNRARRVQRFLSQPFFVAQQFTGLQGVLVDIKDTIRGFNEIIDGKHDHLPEAAFNLVGTIEDAVVKGDKLIAEAK, encoded by the coding sequence ATGGCGAATACCGGCAAAATCACCCAGGTCATCGGCCCCGTAGTGGACGTGAGCTTCGCGGGTGAAAACACGAAGCTGCCCAACATCCTCGACGCGCTCGAAGTAACCAAAGACAACGGCCAAGTGGTGGTGCTGGAATGCCAGCAGCACTTGGGCGAGGACCGGGTTCGGACCATTGCCATGGACTCGACCGAGGGCCTGACCCGTGGCGCCGAAGTGCGCGACCTCGGCGCGCCGATGTCGATGCCCACCGGCGACGCCATCAAAGGCCGTCTGTTCAACGTTATCGGCCAAGCCATCGACGGCATTCCGCAGCCCAAGTCGGACGGCCCGCTGCCGATTCACCGCCTGGCGCCTCCCTTCGAGGACCTGGCTACCTCGTCGGAGATTCTCTACACGGGCATTAAAGTAATTGACCTGCTGGCTCCCTATGTGAAGGGCGGTAAGATTGGTTTGTTCGGTGGTGCTGGTGTGGGCAAGACCGTACTCATCATGGAGTTGGTAAACAACATCGCCAAGGCCTACGCCGGTCTGTCGGTGTTTGCCGGCGTAGGCGAGCGTACCCGCGAGGGCAACGACTTGCTGCGTGAATTCATTGAGTCGGACATCATCAAGTACGGCGATGCCTTCAAGCACTCGATGGAAGAAGGCGGCTGGGACTTGTCGAAAGTGGACGAGGCGGAACTGCTCAAGTCGCAGGCTACCCTCGTGTTCGGCCAGATGAACGAGCCCCCCGGAGCCCGTGCCCGCGTAGCCCTCTCGGGCCTCACGGTAGCCGAAAACTTCCGCGATGGCGACGGCACCGGTGCCGGCCGCGACATCCTGTTCTTCATCGACAACATCTTCCGCTTCACGCAGGCGGGTTCGGAAGTATCGGCTCTGTTGGGCCGGATGCCTTCGGCCGTAGGTTACCAGCCCACGCTGGCCACCGAAATGGGTGCCATGCAGGAGCGCATCACCTCGACCAAGCGCGGTTCCATCACCTCAGTACAGGCCGTGTATGTGCCTGCCGATGACTTGACTGACCCGGCTCCGTCGACGACGTTTGCTCACTTGGACGCCACCACGGTATTGAGCCGCAAAATCTCCGAGCTGGGCATCTACCCCGCCGTGGACCCGCTGGACTCGACTTCGCGCATCCTGTCGGCCGACGTAATCGGCAACGAGCACTACAACACCGCCCAGCGCGTGAAAGAGATTCTGCAGCGCTACAAAGAACTGCAGGACATCATCGCCATCCTGGGTATGGACGAACTCTCCGAGGAGGACAAGCAGGTGGTAAACCGCGCCCGTCGCGTGCAGCGCTTCCTGTCGCAGCCCTTCTTCGTGGCCCAGCAGTTCACCGGCCTGCAAGGCGTACTCGTTGACATCAAGGACACCATCCGCGGCTTCAACGAAATCATCGACGGCAAGCACGACCACCTCCCCGAGGCGGCCTTCAACCTGGTGGGTACCATCGAGGATGCCGTGGTGAAGGGCGATAAGCTGATTGCCGAAGCCAAGTAA
- a CDS encoding ribose-phosphate pyrophosphokinase produces MKQVKIFAGNASHDLAERIAEAYGTQLGDLSIQRFADMELGPSFNESVRGCAVFLIQSTNPPAENLMELMLMVDAAKRASAHSVNIVMPYYGYARQDRKDKPRVSIGAKVVADFIQSVGTSRLMTCDLHAGQIQGFFDIPVDHLDGATVSAPYIKSLNLENLIFASPDVGGVVRTRAFAKKFGAEIVVCDKMRLRANEIASMQVIGDVTGMNVVLVDDIVDTAGTICKAADLLMERGALSVRAVITHPLLSGPAHDRIRESALTEVIVSDTIPLRQENPKIRVISLADLFAAAIRNVVTHESISSLFV; encoded by the coding sequence ATGAAACAGGTCAAAATTTTTGCCGGAAATGCCTCACACGACTTGGCAGAGCGCATTGCCGAAGCGTATGGCACCCAGCTCGGCGACCTCAGCATCCAGCGCTTTGCCGACATGGAACTCGGCCCCAGCTTCAACGAGAGCGTGCGGGGCTGCGCGGTGTTCCTCATCCAGAGCACCAACCCGCCGGCCGAAAACCTGATGGAGCTGATGCTGATGGTGGACGCCGCCAAGCGGGCCTCGGCCCACTCCGTCAACATTGTGATGCCCTACTACGGCTACGCCCGCCAGGACCGCAAAGACAAGCCCCGCGTAAGCATCGGCGCCAAGGTGGTGGCCGATTTCATTCAGAGCGTGGGCACCAGCCGCCTGATGACCTGCGACCTGCACGCCGGTCAGATTCAGGGCTTCTTCGACATCCCCGTCGACCACCTCGACGGCGCCACCGTGTCGGCGCCCTACATCAAGTCCCTGAACCTTGAGAACCTCATCTTTGCCTCGCCCGACGTGGGCGGCGTGGTGCGCACCCGCGCCTTCGCCAAGAAGTTCGGCGCCGAAATCGTGGTCTGCGACAAAATGCGCCTGCGGGCCAATGAAATCGCCTCCATGCAGGTGATTGGCGACGTGACGGGCATGAACGTGGTGCTGGTGGACGACATCGTGGACACGGCCGGCACCATCTGCAAAGCCGCCGACCTGCTCATGGAGCGCGGCGCCCTGTCGGTGCGCGCGGTTATCACCCACCCCTTGCTCTCGGGTCCGGCCCACGACCGCATCCGCGAGTCGGCGCTGACCGAAGTAATTGTGTCGGACACGATTCCGTTGCGCCAAGAGAACCCCAAGATTCGTGTGATTTCGCTCGCTGATTTATTTGCCGCCGCCATCCGCAACGTGGTGACGCATGAGAGCATCAGCTCGCTGTTTGTGTAA
- a CDS encoding GNAT family N-acetyltransferase produces MLFGDLALSQQLELTEARSNAAMVESRARLSTEVGAAHAIIAGTYACFDGPGSPLTQTFGLGLFEVPTAEIFAQLERYFRERKAPVLHEVSPLAAPETLHLLGKRGYQPLEFTNVMYRPIEASVDDLAPSALRTRPITPAEALLWAQTSARGWGAESEELGAFMLDFAPIIAQARGMHAFLVESDGKAIAAGSMFIEGNVVLLAGASTVSEARGQGAQRALLTSRLNWAAHRGCTLAMMCAQPGSQSQRNAERAGFQVAYTRLKWQLPPA; encoded by the coding sequence ATGCTTTTCGGAGATTTAGCCCTTTCGCAGCAATTGGAACTGACTGAAGCCCGCAGCAATGCGGCCATGGTGGAATCCCGGGCAAGGTTGTCGACGGAAGTGGGCGCAGCACATGCCATAATAGCGGGCACGTACGCTTGTTTCGACGGCCCCGGCTCACCCCTGACGCAAACCTTCGGATTGGGCTTGTTTGAGGTGCCCACAGCGGAGATTTTCGCCCAGCTCGAACGGTACTTTCGGGAACGCAAGGCTCCGGTTCTGCACGAAGTAAGCCCGTTAGCGGCCCCGGAAACGCTCCATCTACTAGGGAAGCGCGGATATCAGCCACTGGAGTTTACCAACGTCATGTATCGGCCTATCGAAGCGAGCGTGGACGACTTGGCCCCGTCGGCACTGCGCACCCGCCCTATTACGCCGGCAGAAGCCTTACTGTGGGCACAAACCTCAGCCCGCGGCTGGGGTGCCGAGTCGGAAGAGCTGGGCGCTTTTATGCTGGACTTTGCGCCGATAATCGCGCAAGCCCGCGGCATGCATGCATTCTTAGTAGAATCTGATGGGAAGGCCATTGCCGCCGGCAGCATGTTTATTGAGGGAAATGTGGTGCTATTGGCCGGCGCCAGCACGGTGTCCGAAGCTCGTGGGCAAGGTGCTCAACGCGCCTTGCTTACCAGCCGCTTGAACTGGGCGGCGCACCGAGGCTGTACGCTGGCCATGATGTGTGCGCAGCCCGGCAGCCAGTCGCAGCGTAATGCCGAGCGGGCGGGCTTCCAGGTAGCCTACACGCGGTTGAAATGGCAGTTGCCACCCGCGTGA
- a CDS encoding 50S ribosomal protein L25/general stress protein Ctc — MKSLEIVGFKRANLGKTDAKALRLDAQVPCVLYGGKDTVHFSVPAILFRELLYTPEAHIVDLNVEGTMYKAIVQDAQFHPVNEMLLHVDFLELEEGKEVKMDIPVKYVGVSPGVLAGGKLVSKLRKVRVRATMDNLPDYVEVNISSMELGKSIKVGAVQPTGYTILTSAEAPIATITIPRALKGELAAGK, encoded by the coding sequence ATGAAAAGCCTCGAGATTGTAGGGTTTAAAAGAGCGAATCTCGGTAAAACGGACGCCAAGGCATTGCGCCTCGACGCTCAAGTACCGTGCGTGTTGTATGGCGGCAAGGACACCGTGCACTTCTCAGTGCCCGCTATCCTGTTCCGCGAGTTGTTGTACACGCCTGAGGCACACATTGTGGACCTGAACGTGGAAGGCACCATGTACAAAGCCATTGTGCAGGACGCGCAGTTTCACCCCGTGAACGAAATGCTCCTCCATGTTGACTTCCTCGAGCTGGAAGAAGGCAAAGAGGTGAAGATGGACATCCCCGTGAAATACGTAGGCGTGTCGCCGGGCGTACTCGCCGGTGGCAAGCTGGTGAGCAAGCTGCGCAAAGTGCGCGTGCGCGCCACCATGGACAACCTCCCCGACTACGTAGAAGTGAACATCAGCTCGATGGAGCTGGGCAAATCCATCAAGGTAGGTGCCGTGCAGCCGACGGGCTACACCATCCTGACCAGCGCGGAGGCTCCCATCGCCACCATCACCATCCCACGTGCGCTGAAAGGCGAACTGGCCGCTGGCAAGTAA
- the pth gene encoding aminoacyl-tRNA hydrolase, whose protein sequence is MKFLVLCLGNIGPEYADTRHNIGFMVADYLAAKFDAPRFEISRHAFVTEFKHKGHTYTLVKPTTYMNLSGKAAAHWLATLKIPVENMVVVTDDLALPFGKLRLKGQGSAGGHNGLKDIQATLGTDIYARLRFGVDANFPKGRQVDYVLNPFSADELIELPTRIEKAADAVLAFGAMGLERAMNVVNVK, encoded by the coding sequence ATGAAGTTTCTGGTTCTTTGCCTGGGCAACATTGGCCCTGAATACGCCGACACGCGCCACAACATCGGCTTCATGGTGGCCGATTATCTGGCGGCCAAGTTCGACGCGCCGCGCTTTGAAATCAGCCGCCATGCGTTCGTGACCGAATTCAAGCACAAAGGCCACACCTACACCCTGGTGAAGCCCACCACCTACATGAACCTCAGCGGCAAAGCGGCGGCCCACTGGCTGGCTACGCTAAAAATCCCGGTAGAAAACATGGTGGTGGTCACCGATGATTTGGCGCTGCCATTCGGCAAGTTGCGGCTGAAAGGCCAGGGCTCGGCGGGCGGCCATAACGGGCTGAAAGACATTCAGGCCACGCTGGGTACCGATATTTACGCCCGGCTGCGGTTTGGCGTAGATGCCAATTTTCCCAAAGGCCGCCAGGTCGATTACGTACTGAATCCTTTCTCGGCCGACGAATTAATTGAGCTACCGACGCGCATTGAGAAAGCGGCCGATGCCGTTTTAGCCTTCGGGGCCATGGGCCTGGAGCGGGCCATGAACGTGGTAAATGTGAAGTAA